TCCTCGGCCGCTACGACATGCAGTACGGTATGGTGATGGCGGTCGCCACGGTTGCCTCGCTGCCGGTGGTCCTCATCTTCCTCGCCTTCCAGCGCCATATCGTGCGAGGCGTGGTGCTGAGTGGCATCAAGGGCTAGCCCCTCGCGCATTTACAGCATCGCCCGTCTATGTATTTCGGCATTATCCGGCATAACTAGTAGACAAATCTATTGACATTGGATGGCGATCGATGTACAATAAGGCACATTACCCACACGAGGAGTTGGAGGCAGTCGATGCGGAGGCTCACCAAAAGGGATCTGGCGCTGTCGCTGCATGCGGCCGGCAGAACGGTGGAGGAGATAGCCCGGGCACTCGAGTCGCACCCGAGCTATATCTCCAACGTGCTGGCCGCCGCCGGCAAGGCGCCTGACTACAGCGATCTGTACGTATCGAGCACCGCGCAGAACGGCTACGCCCGCCTGTTCCGCGGCGTGCTCAGGTTCAAGGACATCGGCTCGGCGCGCGAGTCCGTCGCGCGGATCGACGAGATCTACCACGACTTCGAGGCCCGTCGCGACCGGCGTGGCCAGCACCAGGCGCAACTGATGGCGCTCATCGGCAAGAACCGCGCGGAGGGCATCGGCAAGTATGAGGAGGCGCAGGTCTTCGCGGGCTGGCTGATGGACCACCTCTTCGTGCAGCGCGCCGAGGTCCAGGGGGATCCGCCCTCCGCCGACATCGGCGCGCTGGCGCTCAGCGCCTGACCCGCGCGCTCCTCAAGCGCCCCGCCACCGCCGGCGAGCAAGCGGGGCGCTCGGCGGGTCAGCCACCGGTCACGATCACCAGGTCGCCCACGTTGCTGTCGGTGGGCCCCGTGCGAATCAGCGCGCCGGCCCGCTGGAGGAACGGGTACGAATCACTGCGGGCGAGCGCCGCGTCGGCGCCCGTCCCGGCCGTCGCGCCGTCCACGACGGCGCCGGCAGCGTCCGTCGGGCCGTCGGCGCCGTCGGTGCCGGCGGCCAGGACGACGCAGCCCGCCGTCGCGCGCATCTCGCGCGCCGCCGCGAGCGCCAGCTCCTGGCTCCGCCCGCCGACGCCGTCGCCGCGCACCGTGACCGTCGTCTCGCCGCCGGCTAGATAACAGCCCGGCCCGCCCGCGGCGGCGGTGCGCGGCAGGTCGCGCGCGATGGCGCCGAACACGCGGCCCACCTCGCGTGCCTCGCCCCGCAGCCACCCGGTCAGCACGCACGGCCGCAGCCCGAGCGCTGTGGCGGCGACGCCCGCCGCGTCGATCGCCGTCCAGATGTCGCCCACGATCACGTGACGGACCACGGCCGGCGGCGACGTGGGGGCGTCCTCGCGCTCCGCCCGCGCGAGCGCCGTGCCGATGGCGGGCGGGAGCCGGCCCTCGAGCCCGTGGCGCCGAATGGCCTCTCGCGCCCTCGCGGGGCTCACCGGGACATCGAGACAGGGCCCGGAGCCGATCACATCGAGCGGGTTGCCGAGTACGTCCGAGAGCACCAGGCAGATGGTGCGCGCCGGGCGCGTGGCCCGGGCCAGCCCGCCGGCCTTCACATGCGACAGGCAGGCGCGCACGGCGTTCAGGTCCTCGATCGGCGCTCCCGCCTTGAGCATGAGCGAGGTCGTCTCTCGCAGGTCGGCGAGCGTGATCCCCTCGCGCGGCGCCTCCAGGAGCGCCGAGGCTCCGCCCGACAGGACGCACACCACCAGGTCGCGCTCACCGGCTCGACGCGCAAGCGCGAGCACCGCCTCGCCGCCGCGCAGCGAACCCTCATCGGGCGCCGGGTGGCCCGCCTCAATCACGCGCGAGCAGCGCAGTGGGCGGCCGTAGCCGTGGCGCGTAACCACGACGCCCTCGGCAAGACGGTCGCCCAACACCCCTTCGACGGCCTCCGCCATCGCCACCGCGGCCTTGCCCGCGCCGATCAGGTACAGGTGCTCGCGCTCCGCCAGGGAGATCTCCTCGCCAGCGATGCGCAAGCGGTCGCCCTCGCGGGCCATGGCCACGCGCACGAGCCGATCGGCCCGAACGGCCTCCAACGCGGCGCGGTAGACGGTCAGCGCCGCCTCGCGGGCAGCGCCCGTGCCTTCCCCGATGCCGGACACGATGGATCTCCTTCACACCGCACTGCGTACAGGATAGCATGCCGCACGCCGCCGCCCGCCACGGCCCCCCGGCCGTCCGCGAAACCGCCCGCAGAGCGCCGGCGTATACTCCTCGGTGCGCACCGCCGGGTTCCGGTGCAGGAGGCGTCTGACGCGAGCACTGCCCGTCGCGGCGTTGGGGTCGGCGACGTCGCCGGCGCCGGGCCGACCCTCCACCTGCTCGCGAACACGACTGGCGTCCGTGGGCGCGGCGCCAGCCTGAAGAAGCTCTTCGCCGAGCGGCCCGCGGTCAGCCTGCGCCCGAGGCGAAGCGCGATCGACGACACTGGGGTTGCCGCCGGCCATCGTGAAGGAGGATGACCCGCTGACCTGGCACGAACACATAGAGAGCGTCTGCTGGCCCGGTTCCAGGGACCGTTGGTGGCGCCAACTGGGCGCGCCAAGGAGCGCTGACATGAGTTGCCTGAGCCGTCCGGCCGCCGGAGCCGCGGCCGTGGTGCTGATCGCGTTGTTCGCAGCCCTCATCACGCCCGGCGCTCTGGCGGATGCGCTGAGCGAGGGGAGGGCGCTCTACAAGGCGGGCGACTACCCGGCGGCCGCGGCGCGCCTCGAGCAGGCAACGCGCGAGGAGCCGCGCAACGCGAAGGCGTGGTGGCAGCTCAACTTCGCCTACAACAAGCTGAGCCGCTACGCCGACGCGCTCAAGGCCGCCGAGCAGGCCGACCGCGTGGACCCACGGCACCAGTTCGCCTCGGAGCCCGGAAAGTACGCCGAGGTCGTCGGTAGGTTGCGCTCGAAGGTTGGCGCGCCTGCCCCGGCGGGCCATAGCCGCCCCTCGTCGCGTCCATCGACGGGCTCGACGCGCGCGTCAGGCGCCCCCGCCGGCGACCTCGTGCGCCGGCTCACGTCCGGCAGCGTCTACGTGGCCCCCGGCATGAGCGTGGACGCCGCCCGCCTGGAGCGGGTGGCGCGCGAGCTTCGGCCGACCGTGGTTAAGTTCGCGGTGCTGAGCTCGCGTTCCGGCTCCACCACGCTGTCCCGCGAGGCGGACCGCATCCGTCGCTACCTGAGCATCGGCAACGGCTACGTGATCATGGCCAGCCGCGCGGCCGTCGCCGCCTCGGGCGCGAAGCTCAGTCAGGCCACGCTGCGCGACCTGACGCGCCGTGTGGCACCGCAGATGCAGGCGGGTGACTACACGGGCGGCCTTGAGCGTCTCGCCCGCGACCTGGTACGCACGCGGCGCGAGCAGACGACCGGAACGCTGGTCACCTGGCTGGTGATCGTCGGCGTCATCGTCGGCGCCATCGTGCTCTGGGTGGTGTTTCGCGGCCTGGCCAGTGCGCGCGCGATGCGTGCCCGCCGCGAGCCCCTCGAGCGGCTCAAGGGCGAGGTGGTCGGGCAGATGAGCTACCTGGACGGGTCGCTGGCCGTCGCCGACGCCGCCACGGCCGCGCGCATCCGCGAGGCCCGCGTGACCGCCGGCACGAAGCTCGACGAGGCCTCGCGCATCATGGCGACCGCGCGCGGCGAACGCGACATGAACCGTGCTCAGTCGCTTCTCGACCAGGCGCTCACCGACCTGGCGGCGGCCCGGGCGGCCGCCGACCGCGCCGCGGAGGGCGGCCCGGCGTCACCCGC
This is a stretch of genomic DNA from Chthonomonadales bacterium. It encodes these proteins:
- a CDS encoding DUF4147 domain-containing protein; the encoded protein is MSGIGEGTGAAREAALTVYRAALEAVRADRLVRVAMAREGDRLRIAGEEISLAEREHLYLIGAGKAAVAMAEAVEGVLGDRLAEGVVVTRHGYGRPLRCSRVIEAGHPAPDEGSLRGGEAVLALARRAGERDLVVCVLSGGASALLEAPREGITLADLRETTSLMLKAGAPIEDLNAVRACLSHVKAGGLARATRPARTICLVLSDVLGNPLDVIGSGPCLDVPVSPARAREAIRRHGLEGRLPPAIGTALARAEREDAPTSPPAVVRHVIVGDIWTAIDAAGVAATALGLRPCVLTGWLRGEAREVGRVFGAIARDLPRTAAAGGPGCYLAGGETTVTVRGDGVGGRSQELALAAAREMRATAGCVVLAAGTDGADGPTDAAGAVVDGATAGTGADAALARSDSYPFLQRAGALIRTGPTDSNVGDLVIVTGG
- a CDS encoding tetratricopeptide repeat protein: MSCLSRPAAGAAAVVLIALFAALITPGALADALSEGRALYKAGDYPAAAARLEQATREEPRNAKAWWQLNFAYNKLSRYADALKAAEQADRVDPRHQFASEPGKYAEVVGRLRSKVGAPAPAGHSRPSSRPSTGSTRASGAPAGDLVRRLTSGSVYVAPGMSVDAARLERVARELRPTVVKFAVLSSRSGSTTLSREADRIRRYLSIGNGYVIMASRAAVAASGAKLSQATLRDLTRRVAPQMQAGDYTGGLERLARDLVRTRREQTTGTLVTWLVIVGVIVGAIVLWVVFRGLASARAMRARREPLERLKGEVVGQMSYLDGSLAVADAATAARIREARVTAGTKLDEASRIMATARGERDMNRAQSLLDQALTDLAAARAAADRAAEGGPASPAEAAASQAGAAADAASGAPPRYPAADERTDWTQVPESERGVCFFCSRPARMRELTPVTVNLEGKDRRVLACPDDLATVRSGAAPRIRAFEQDGRYVPWYAYDRYDPYRDYDGAGSALSNLVTLSLIDRMFWGWHHPAGWNWGGGYGGWGGGYPFYVDHSHYRDWQSDRAAAAVDFGAPDHAAGTDFLQADSALDDASGPHASGADFLGSDQS